A DNA window from Peromyscus leucopus breed LL Stock chromosome 3, UCI_PerLeu_2.1, whole genome shotgun sequence contains the following coding sequences:
- the LOC114682063 gene encoding vomeronasal type-1 receptor 94-like has translation MNKNHEHHTNSHLRNTFFSEIGIGISANSILLLFHILKFTSGHRPKPTDLPIGLLALNHLMMLLVMAFIAKDFFISPSGWDDITCKFLVYLYRIFRGLALCTISLLSVLQAIILSPRNSCLAKFKHISPYHMLCALLSLSIFYMFISSHLLVSIIATPNLTLNNFMYVTQSCSILPMNYLMQSTFSTLMALREAFLNSLMVLSTCYMMTLLCRHKKKSQHLHSTSLSPKASPEERATRTILMLMSFFVLMSILDSIFSCSRTMFLNDPTSYYIQLYVVHIYATISPFVFMSTEKHIGNLLRSMCERVINV, from the coding sequence atgaataagaacCACGAACACCACACTAATTCCCACTTAAGGAACACCTTTTTCTCTGAAATTGGCATTGGAATCTCAGCCAACAGcatccttcttctcttccacatCCTCAAGTTCACTTCTGGGCACAGGCCCAAACCCACTGACCTGCCCATTGGTCTCTTGGCATTAAACCACCTAATGATGCTACTGGTCATGGCATTCATAGCGAAAGACTTTTTTATTTCTCCAAGTGGATGGGATGACATCACATGTAAATTCCTTGTCTACTTGTATAGAATTTTTAGAGGTCTGGCCCTTTGTACCATCAGCCTGTTGAGTGTCCTCCAGGCTATCATTCTCAGTCCCAGAAACTCCTGTTTAGCAAAGTTCAAGCACATATCTCCCTATCACATGTTATGTGCCCTTCTTTCCCTGAGTATCTTCTATATGTTCATTAGCAGTCACCTCTTAGTATCGATTATTGCCACACCCAATTTGACCTtgaataattttatgtatgttaCTCAATCCTGCTCTATTTTACCCATGAATTACCTCATGCAAAGTACATTTTCCACACTGATGGCCCTCAGGGAAGCCTTTCTCAATAGTCTCATGGTCCTCTCCACTTGCTACATGATGACCCTCCTGTGCAGGCACAAGAAGAAGTCCCAGCATCTTCACAGCACCAGCCTTTCTCCAAAAGCATCTCCAGAGGAAAGGGCCACCCGGACCATCCTGATGCTCATGAGCTTCTTTGTGCTGATGTCCATCCTGGACAGCATTTTCTCTTGCTCAAGAACTATGTTCCTGAATGATCCAACATCTTACTATATCCAACTGTATGTGGTCCATATCTATGCCACAATCAGTCCTTTTGTATTTATGAGCACTGAAAAACATATAGGTAACTTGTTGAGGTCTATGTGTGAGAGGGTGATAAATGTTTGA